From bacterium:
AACGAATGCTACATAAAGAAACTCAGGGGGAAAGCCGTGTGAGGGAAAACCGCACGCACGGTTTGGTCTATGAGGTGAAGGCATGGCTTCTAAACAGGGCGTCCTTTACTTTAATAGAACTTTTGGTTGTAATAGCAATCATAGCGCTTCTCTCATCATTGCTTCTGCCTGCGCTTGTTGGTGCAAGAGAGATGGCAAGAAGGATTAAATGTGTGAGTAATTTGAGACAATTGGGACTAGCAATACAGATGTATGCCGATGATTGGAATGAATGGCTTCCTCCCGGGACGGTTGCGGGAACCACATGGTTTAAGAACCAATCGTTTGCAAGTTATCTCGATTTAAATGTTGAGGGACTTTCATGGAGTGAGCTTAGAGATTTTGGAATTTATCATTGTCCTTCTACTGACTATGGGATTCAAACATCTTTGACGGGAGCACAGGCAACAAATTACGGAATCAATGGAGAAGCTGTTGGAGCCCTTACAGCAAATCATCGACTGGCTGAATTTTCTCAATCTAGTAAACTAATGATTTTTGTTGATGTTGATTGGGATACTGCTGGAGCCTTTTGGGTTGATACTGATAATATACCAATAGCACATCGTCACAACAATGGAGCTAATCTTGTATTTCTGGACGGCCATGTGGAACATTACACAGATATTGATATCCAAAATATTCCAACAAATCAGTTAGATCCATTCTGGGGTCGTCAAGGGAATTAGCAATGAATTATTTTGTGAAGATAATAAGCAAAGTACGGGCAATACCAAGTGAAATAATGGCTAAAAAGTAGTGGGGGGGGGGTGATGTGTCTGTAGCGAATTTATTGGTTATTCAAGGCAGTTGACGCTGCACTGTTTTGAAAAGATAGGGTAAGCAGTGGAAAAAGAGAAAAGAGAAAGGAGATTTTTAGATGTTTAAAAAAATAAGTATGAGCATTATTGTGTGCCTTTCAGTTTTAGCGTGTAGTGTGTTACAGGCTGATATGCTTAAATTTGAGGAAGGGAAAGGGGATCGCACAAAATCTACATCCGGGGATTTAGAATTCGAAATATCAGGTGCAGAATGGATTCAAGGTAAAGAAGGACTTGGATTAAAGTTTGATGGAATAGATGACTATGCCTGTCTTATTTCTCCAGGGGAACCTGAACATAAAAAAGGTATAGCTGTGTCAGCTTGGGTTTATCCAGCCAGTGTAACTGGGCAAACACATGTTATTGTAACTAAAGTAAGTGAATATGCATTGTCAATTTTAGGAGGCAAAGTACTTTGCAGTGTATATATTAATAAAAAAGAATATAGAATAACTGGGAAAGTACGCCTTAGTCCTAATAGATGGTATCATCTTGCATTTGAATATATTGCAGAGAAAGGGGAGATGACGCTTTATATTAACAGGGAAATTGATACAGTGATGGTTTTAGAAGGCGTAGAAACCCCTGCAATTATTGATATAAATAGATATTTACTTACCATAGGTACTTATAAATATTCTCTTGAAGTAAAACCTGCAAATTGTTTCGAAGGCATAATTGACGAAGTTGAAATTAGTGAACAACTTAACTTACAGGAAGCTGTAATGAAAGATAAATATAATTGTTGGGAAGAAATAGAAAAAAAATTCACTGTTGAAAAAAACTGTTTTATAAATATTGATAATAATATTTCTACACTAAACAATAAAAGATTAGGTGTTGTATTAGAAAAAAGTGGATTAAACTGCAATATTACTGGTCTTTGGGATATTGAAAAGAAACATAATTTTGCAGGCTTTCCACTTGAACTCAAAAATTTATGGGCATTAGAGCTTTTAGATAGAAATGGAAATTTTTCACTTTTTGAAGAGATTACAACTGGAACATTTGAATGGTCTTCAGAA
This genomic window contains:
- a CDS encoding DUF1559 domain-containing protein yields the protein RMLHKETQGESRVRENRTHGLVYEVKAWLLNRASFTLIELLVVIAIIALLSSLLLPALVGAREMARRIKCVSNLRQLGLAIQMYADDWNEWLPPGTVAGTTWFKNQSFASYLDLNVEGLSWSELRDFGIYHCPSTDYGIQTSLTGAQATNYGINGEAVGALTANHRLAEFSQSSKLMIFVDVDWDTAGAFWVDTDNIPIAHRHNNGANLVFLDGHVEHYTDIDIQNIPTNQLDPFWGRQGN